The nucleotide sequence CAAGAGGAAAGGCTAATGggggacttgaaaaaaaaaacagaggatTGGAACTTGAGGACTCTCAAAAATCCTTCACATGGGACGGAAGCCGGCCAAAAGAACAGTAAAAATTCTTCAAATGAAGAATAttaagttaagaaaaaaaataacgttttgtTAATATGACGTACGAACTGGAAGTATCTAATAAATGCGATTTCAGggaatttgaaaatttttctttcaaaccttgaaaacacagggaaatatacaatattttagttACAAAAGTGTACCAGTTAATTTTAAAACCATGTAGTATCCTAACGTCTTAAAACCGGTGATCACTTTAGTGCGCCGTTAATAACCATTACAAATAACAATTAAACGCAAGTGATGCAAACAACTGTGCATTAATTTGAAGCTCAATAAAATCTGTATACGCCGCGCAGGaaacattttatagtaaaattctACATTTTGTGAAATAAGTATTCATGAAATTGTGTATTGTGATACATATGTTATCTTGCCAGATAGATAGATGATACAGGTAAAACTTTCAGAtgagacaagaaaaaaaaaacggaaagcTCAGGGGGAAATAGTTTTTAAGCAAGAGCATGGTAACCCTAAACGGATATATAAGAGGAGCCGAAGGTGAATTAACTACACTGCGTGTGTTTATGCACGAGAAAGAAAACGTATGAAATGTTCATTTAGAACTTTAAACCTTATAAATTAAGACGTGCACTTAAAATGAATTAACGGACGCGAGGGCGACAAAAATGATAGTAATTATAAAACTACGGAAAGGTTATCGTAATGCTCACGCTCGCGCCAGCACTGGGTCGTCACGCGGCCCTGCACCGAGCGTGCGGCGCGTAGTGCTAGCCTGTGGCGCAGAACCACCTTGTTCCCTCTACTAACACGCTGCACAGCGCGGGAGAGTGCATTCAGCGGGAGAGTCGCGCGTGGGGCGAGGggcgtggaggggagggggaggcagCTCGCGCGTGTGTTTAGCCGGGAGGGTTAGCCCCCGGGACTCGAGAGGAAGACCCGCGCACAAAAGCTGCGTGCGTGTGCATATGCGTATATGCGTGGAGGGGTGGGAACGAGGGAGGGGGGAACGCCTCGCCTCGCATGTGCGCGGCTCGCACGGGGGAATAATTGCTCCCGCGACTAGTAGatgctgagtgtgtgtgtgtatgcgggggagaaaaaaagggaagggggaaggggctTTGAGGACACGCTCAAAGACAGAAGCTGTTATGTtcgagaaaggaaaaaaaaaaagagtgggggGAACTGCACCGAGATCTTCATACCAcaggctttgaaaaaaaaaaaaaaaaaaaaagcggcaaGGGAGAGGAAGGTGTGGTGAGTGTTGGATAGGAGGGAGGACGGGAGAAGTATGAAGCTGCATAAGCGCGGTATTCTTCCTCTACCCCTTCCCTTACCAACCCCCCTTTTTACCGTCAATAACTCTGCAGCCGCATTCGTCCGCTCGTCACAGCgtctatagtccatccacggtaacctcctacttttttaaacgaacctttgaaaaaacacaccaggatgcagcatgtttggttcgtttgcaaaaatactttccatcatatgcatattaaacatgcattaacactaaattaccgtataatgatgttaaataaaattttacaaaaaaagtaactatctatgtacaatattattaatattaatgatctcgcatgtgtgtaaatgaaacagtgagagaagtggtgtgttggcaatgattagaacgaaatagttccatagccaaaatatatattttttgactttccgcgtgtatttaagaatttgtttgggtatttgttaagtttgaacatttttttaaatctctggtgaaataaaaacgttatgttaacggtaaaaaaatattacgtgccgaaaccgtggtcgcgcattaataatgttaatagtcacttgtttgttttctctttcagccgctTTCAGCAGCTCTTTAAGCAGTCTGCAGACTGTACGCcattttgcagtgtgttttaatatattactgaccgtgaaataacgtacagtttgtgtttcaggattttgtgttaatattgtgtattttaactttgttatattatttattatctactattgtaatgatggaatttgttatcgttttgatattttgtgtggttcttgtgattgctgtaatggtaattggttccgggatggggaaagctacttcgtcgcagcgtcagatggacatcattaacgtcgctcagaacttatatcttttaattaggaaaggcgacttgaagaaatgtgacgttacgcagacgaccgcgtttcttctcaacatcgcaaagtcaactgttctcaagtaagtaggcttttttcgttttcatgcacgtaaaaaaaatatcgactgtgtcctaagtattgtcggcctgtgttttaactcacgaggttttttgtgttttatttccaatttatattttttggtgtgagacaacaccgccatgtggcgtctctgttgaaaacttaacctaaaatcatattaggcctactcaggtcctaacaataacaatataggcactttcaagtatttttatgggtgtgatacacgtttgtttataacgatgtttataaactttatgataggtttaactataacataagggagtgattttataatttgcatttaattagtttttcatctgtttgggagatcacaaaataaataaaaaaacacttcattaatttcgtggacaaagtctgtaatgtttccatttagtgaccacaaagcaaatatttgtgacaaaatgccatatttggaacactgcctaactgcgtattgtgaacgggtccccggaaaagtgttatgacaaatgttttttttttttggttaggtactacaagaaagacattgaagaagtttcaacaccaggaaaaaagaggaaaaaaaggccacaggaaggaaagtcacttgacacagtcgacgatttcacagtaaatgcaatcaggaatgcaatttacaggatgtacgctgaaggtaaaaatttgatactgaagagtagtttcgatatcactggggtaggccctacttaattgtattcatttcatatatccatatgcagattgaccggttcagtttttttcccgatatcatctgtcctttaaaaatacttaacatttttgggtggtttgttaggtttctttattgatatggtattgatatatagaatattgtgcaacatattaaatacgtacacgtccttttaaggttaggttaaagatagaaagaaaattgttacattctaaaactacaagtaatgtttatatcgttatacacagtatacatattaaataacctcaacttttatgatgtatcagaaggttaaataatgactatttccagtatcaataatatccagttgtgcgctttagcagtaattggttacaaattagtgagttgtggtctaagcaagcatggttattaaaaaaaaattgggatacttaattggctaaattgtactgtgtggcagggtccagtacaatatatattctattgcaaaatagtgtcatgccccgcctaaccctttagaaaatataggggtattgttattttataaacaatagtcctacttcattgtaatgaagtatcatatgaaaacacaacttagccagacaaactgtgtgttagtgtatgaagtaacagaaaattataaaacagtaaaagtttagtatcgcgtatccgattcgatacattgatcctgatcgcatgatcctgcaaatattgatcctgtgattgatgatgcttgcttttctaatttattacgtttaaaaatcctgtacaaaaccaaaaataaaaacctgtgatgtagtaatgagttatgatttaaagttgaataataatgaaaatatatatgttttattaaacttatgataattattcttgctataccacaatattttattatgttcaggatctttgatctgaataaatgaaaaaaaacatgcaccacacgatcaataggatgtacaggttcatgcataaagatctagggatcacatgggatacacgatacaaaacatttacctacaacacagtgtagagcttgtaacttattgattgctaaattgaatgctgaaatactaatgggtaaatatttacttgggcggtatttccgaaaaaaaatgttaaaaatccgaaaatacctttattttatgctcttcaacttcctcttttcattaaaagcggcggagataagaaattccaaatactttaggagatatcaaattttttaatttaatattttaaaactaaaatggtcgattaagtcaggtcagttacattataaatactttcaaactaaggtgatattaaaaataatgtgaattaattttaattattctttagttttaaattatttataatgtaactgaccttacctaacaaacccgtaacaaaggatgtacagtaacaactcacgtaaatttttttgttacttattacttgcgcaacaatatcaaaataacaaataagactttaaaattagaaacgttaaaaactcacctaagttggaggcggtaattaaacaccgttttaaacaataattgaactaaataatcacgtattagttcatttgaattctggcctatcacgaacaaaaacgtgacatcattatccaataaaaaaaatagatactcgtacgtaaacaagaaacaatggtgcacgcacgccacaggaatgcgctggttttgtgctgaaatttaaaaattcgatatctcctaaagtatttggaatttctaatctccgccgattttaatgaaaagaggaagttgaagagcataaaataaaggtattttcgtatttttaacattttttttcggaaataccgcccaagtaaatatttaccattaatttaaaagtatttttgaaatgtaagtttattaaaactatttaataaatgtaaattgtgcacttaaattatcttctacggggttgtggtttcgcttagttttgtgtacctctgttatttcatgtattgttaatgtatgcaataaatttacaggtttgaatgttacagtcgacaccattttgaaagaaatcagggaaagacaaatagattattatggtggaagatcaagtcttcataaattgttaaagaagatgggattttcatggaaaactgttgatggacgaaaagctttgatagagaatgaaaacatagtattgcagcgaatagatttcttgagaaagtataaagaagaaaaagaaagaggtgccaatttcatatttgttgatgaaacatggattttccagagaggcaaggcattaatttatttgaaaatttgttctgtggtccaatacaaagtatttcatttccatttcatatatttttcaggaactgtatcaaagtcatggcaggacaagagtctacaatctgcgaagagacgtactgttggagatggtaaaaggtttattgttgttaatgctggagggcgcactggctttgtgccaggagcaggattactttttgtttcaggtcagaagactgcagactaccatggcgagatgaatggggaaactttcttgatgtggtttgaagacatgttggtgcatcttgaggaacccagtgtcatcataatggacaatgcttcatatcacagcacccaggtatgtgcaatggtaaagcagtgtctttttattgctcaaattgtaatgtgaaaaatttacatgtgtttattattgtaagtacgaatattcgagactaatacattttgccagcaataattgttatcttaatagtatgcctacactacatttttataaactataatgtttgagctgaaattgaatacacacacacacagatatatatatatatatatatatatatatatatatatatatatatatataatgtaattgaattacattgtagtgcaaactaatttagtagagggtttgaaataccaaataaattttttttattgcaaacagcatttgaaaatgacataattacttgtttggtaaaaggacccactttatgaatgctctgttgccctacttaataaattaaaataatattttcaaaaaaatttctagtcactaaactaacatgctttgttaaatttagaaattcattacgacaatatgccaaaacacatgtttgctttgcataagtacagtagaaccctgttataatttgtttttaaggggctacaagaaaaaaaaaacataagcaggaaattcaatttagtactttttagtgtggatttattgccaatggactcaacaagctgcataaagatatatttgatgctccaatttgcttgtagcaagccaaaaacaatttttctttaacatcatggtgcttccagcttctatctgctttgtctttacttacacattgtctcattgctgtaaaattgtctcatttctgtataattgtcataattcacgacagtgtttacagtggaaatgcttaagtccagttcttttgccacttgaacatgtgatttaagtgaatacatttgaaaacacacagaatggctaaaaatttatgaatttatttgttttccaagggtgtcaacaggcagttaactgctaacatacacatatacatagacagtatagacaaaggcttttaatttttttcgtcttctaaaattttatgaagtgaacattacaagcacgaaacgcataatttgtgaaacattatatccaggaattaaatacattgtccttatagggaaaatattggacttgaaaaataatacattataggcaggaaaactttataagcagtaaaattgtaacagggttctactgtcatgaattcttatcagctacttgagtatttagttaaatgttggcacaacgtaggttgagaaaacacctacaacgaactggaccaaggctgcactgatcgcgtggctggagaagaatgggataaaacatgaaaataatttgttgaaagtggagctgctgagaatagctaaacaaaacaagccccgaatacggtatattatttcgtttttttttacagcatttctttaaaagtgagatagttgcaaaaaattacgtatacaccttgttctaacacacttttcagatatgaggtagacgagttggctcgtaactatggccacgaaattctacgactcccaccctatcactgccactataatgcaatcgaactagtttgggctcaatgtaaacaccattacaatagtaacgtggggcgggccaagagatttgacaatgatgcagttgcagccatctggaaagaggctcttgatgcttccacaccagagaggtattttcatgttgcatgaccaatggggtattccttttgaagtagaaattgttttattttcctgtagaacattcctcaagcttcagcaaaacccttaccatacatttttacataatacgtaagtattgttgcctagcagcctggtcctaccattccttttgataactttgtgtgctagtgtgtgtatagtgtgattatcattttgtgtatattcatataccagtaatacagttttaaaacaattggtaaaaataagtggtttgaatttgtgtagttgtcgttttgaaaatgtgttgcatgtatgtgtttgtgttcgtgtttgtgtttgtaattttattcccatgtgattcatacatatctgtgtagtttctagatctaacagtggtgacttatttgcaaggtttttttttttttttgtaattgcagtccatttgcaattgtttcatttccataaatagttttgtatttattagtaattgtgatattactttctgttatgcttaatcttgtgtcaatgactttaaagttatggtgggttcagtgctgtaggcagatttcaatattcagataaaatttcaacgtagagaattttgaatattttcatctagcgaacttgaataggtatttacacatgtagttcttgcacattagtattttcaaaagttatgttattatagtgaaatacatatacagtaaatcatcaaaac is from Bacillus rossius redtenbacheri isolate Brsri chromosome 15, Brsri_v3, whole genome shotgun sequence and encodes:
- the LOC134539293 gene encoding uncharacterized protein LOC134539293 isoform X1, encoding MMEFVIVLIFCVVLVIAVMVIGSGMGKATSSQRQMDIINVAQNLYLLIRKGDLKKCDVTQTTAFLLNIAKSTVLKYYKKDIEEVSTPGKKRKKRPQEGKSLDTVDDFTVNAIRNAIYRMYAEGLNVTVDTILKEIRERQIDYYGGRSSLHKLLKKMGFSWKTVDGRKALIENENIVLQRIDFLRKYKEEKERGANFIFVDETWIFQRGKALIYLKICSVVQYKVFHFHFIYFSGTVSKSWQDKSLQSAKRRTVGDGKRFIVVNAGGRTGFVPGAGLLFVSGQKTADYHGEMNGETFLMWFEDMLVHLEEPSVIIMDNASYHSTQMGEVCGSRGEANSSRLGERSPHRQRHHSSTHHPPRRG
- the LOC134539293 gene encoding uncharacterized protein LOC134539293 isoform X4, with translation MMEFVIVLIFCVVLVIAVMVIGSGMGKATSSQRQMDIINVAQNLYLLIRKGDLKKCDVTQTTAFLLNIAKSTVLKYYKKDIEEVSTPGKKRKKRPQEGKSLDTVDDFTVNAIRNAIYRMYAEGLNVTVDTILKEIRERQIDYYGGRSSLHKLLKKMGFSWKTVDGRKALIENENIVLQRIDFLRKYKEEKERGANFIFVDETWIFQRGTVSKSWQDKSLQSAKRRTVGDGQKTADYHGEMNGETFLMWFEDMLVHLEEPSVIIMDNASYHSTQMGEVCGSRGEANSSRLGERSPHRQRHHSSTHHPPRRG
- the LOC134539293 gene encoding uncharacterized protein LOC134539293 isoform X2; translation: MMEFVIVLIFCVVLVIAVMVIGSGMGKATSSQRQMDIINVAQNLYLLIRKGDLKKCDVTQTTAFLLNIAKSTVLKYYKKDIEEVSTPGKKRKKRPQEGKSLDTVDDFTVNAIRNAIYRMYAEGLNVTVDTILKEIRERQIDYYGGRSSLHKLLKKMGFSWKTVDGRKALIENENIVLQRIDFLRKYKEEKERGANFIFVDETWIFQRGKALIYLKICSVVQYKVFHFHFIYFSGTVSKSWQDKSLQSAKRRTVGDGQKTADYHGEMNGETFLMWFEDMLVHLEEPSVIIMDNASYHSTQMGEVCGSRGEANSSRLGERSPHRQRHHSSTHHPPRRG
- the LOC134539293 gene encoding uncharacterized protein LOC134539293 isoform X3 — encoded protein: MMEFVIVLIFCVVLVIAVMVIGSGMGKATSSQRQMDIINVAQNLYLLIRKGDLKKCDVTQTTAFLLNIAKSTVLKYYKKDIEEVSTPGKKRKKRPQEGKSLDTVDDFTVNAIRNAIYRMYAEGLNVTVDTILKEIRERQIDYYGGRSSLHKLLKKMGFSWKTVDGRKALIENENIVLQRIDFLRKYKEEKERGANFIFVDETWIFQRGTVSKSWQDKSLQSAKRRTVGDGKRFIVVNAGGRTGFVPGAGLLFVSGQKTADYHGEMNGETFLMWFEDMLVHLEEPSVIIMDNASYHSTQMGEVCGSRGEANSSRLGERSPHRQRHHSSTHHPPRRG